The segment AATGCGCTGGAAAAAGAATCTTATTTCAAAGAAGATATGCAAGCGGTAGAAGAATCCAGACAATTGCAGTTGCTTTCTGAAGATCTTATTCTTACGCCGGATGTCACCTTACGGCTCTTCGATGGACATACGGCAGGGCAGATCGTTCCTTATATCCGGACAGCCAGCGAGACAGTTGTTTTTGCAGGTGATGTCATTCCGCTTTTTGCCAGCATCTCGCCGGAATGGATTTCGGCCTACGATATCATGCCATTGACTTCATACGAGGGAAAATGCAGGTTGCTGGAACAAGCCGTCCGGGAACAACAACGGATCGTTTTCTGCCACGACGCCTATACAGCTTCAACCCGTATCAAAAAGACGGAAAGCGGACTGTATCTTCCGATCCGGGAAAGCATCCAGAAAGCCGTTATCCAAGCCTCAACCGACTGACATTTTGACAAAATACTCTTTTTCTGCACGCGAGAAAAAGAGGAAATTCATCCATTTTTTACCTTGTTTTG is part of the Parabacteroides sp. AD58 genome and harbors:
- a CDS encoding MBL fold metallo-hydrolase, whose amino-acid sequence is MATIDMIDTGYFYADGGAMFGAIPKTAWHRKYPSDENNGCILAMRSLLITTANQRRILIDTGAGFKHLRSLSYYRFFGLHNLEDELSARNLRPDDITDVILTHLHFDHCGFCTQEENGKVRMTFPNAKHWVSLRQWHNLLHPNALEKESYFKEDMQAVEESRQLQLLSEDLILTPDVTLRLFDGHTAGQIVPYIRTASETVVFAGDVIPLFASISPEWISAYDIMPLTSYEGKCRLLEQAVREQQRIVFCHDAYTASTRIKKTESGLYLPIRESIQKAVIQASTD